One Leclercia pneumoniae genomic region harbors:
- a CDS encoding IS1-like element IS1A family transposase (programmed frameshift) gives MASVSISCPSCSATDGVVRNGKSTAGHQRYLCSHCRKTWQLQFTYTASQPGTHQKIIDMAMNGVGCRATARIMGVGLNTILRHFKKLRPQSVTSRIQPGSDVIVCAEMDEQWGYVGAKSLQRWLFYAYDRLRKTVVAHVFGERTMATLGRLMSLLSPFDVVIWMTDGWPLYESRLKGKLHVISKRYTQRIERHNLNLRQHLARLGRKSLSFSKSVELHDKVIGHYLNIKHYQ, from the exons GTGGCTTCTGTTTCTATCAGCTGTCCCTCCTGTTCAGCTACTGACGGGGTGGTGCGTAACGGCAAAAGCACCGCCGGACATCAGCGCTATCTCTGCTCTCACTGCCGTAAAACATGGCAACTGCAGTTCACTTACACCGCTTCTCAACCCGGTACGCACCAGAAAATCATTGATATGGCCATGAATGGCGTTGGATGCCGGGCAACCGCCCGCATTATGGGCGTTGGCCTCAACACGATTTTACGTCACT TTAAAAAACTCAGGCCGCAGTCGGTAACCTCGCGCATACAGCCGGGCAGTGACGTCATCGTCTGCGCGGAAATGGACGAACAGTGGGGCTATGTCGGGGCTAAATCGCTCCAGCGCTGGCTGTTTTACGCGTATGACAGGCTCCGGAAGACGGTTGTTGCGCACGTATTCGGTGAACGCACTATGGCGACGCTGGGGCGTCTTATGAGCCTGCTGTCACCCTTTGACGTGGTGATATGGATGACGGATGGCTGGCCGCTGTATGAATCCCGCCTGAAGGGAAAGCTGCACGTAATCAGCAAGCGATATACGCAGCGAATTGAGCGGCATAACCTGAATCTGAGGCAGCACCTGGCACGGCTGGGACGGAAGTCGCTGTCGTTCTCAAAATCGGTGGAGCTGCATGACAAAGTCATCGGGCATTATCTGAACATAAAACACTATCAATAA
- a CDS encoding beta-ketoacyl synthase chain length factor, producing MKFALTLLDWQARAPGLCDAAQWQAWSQGSIILDPAAPLPRLTDLPMMTARRLNSGSKLAVDCGLAMLRKHAIDAVVYTSRHGELERNYRILHALATDQAVSPTDFAMSVHNSAVGNLTIAARQPIVSSSISAGQDTFQQGLCEVLSLLQAGYSRVLLVDFDGALPEFYHPALPAQMPTWPYALALVFEAGETLHCATRSGSTGDEPPLPQSLLFLQGYLREERAFVVPGERLLWEWARA from the coding sequence ATGAAATTTGCACTTACTCTTCTTGACTGGCAGGCCAGAGCGCCAGGTCTTTGCGATGCCGCACAGTGGCAGGCATGGTCACAGGGGTCGATTATTCTCGACCCCGCCGCGCCGCTACCCAGACTCACCGACCTGCCGATGATGACCGCCCGTCGTCTTAACTCCGGCAGCAAGCTGGCCGTTGATTGTGGGCTGGCGATGCTGCGTAAACATGCTATCGATGCCGTTGTCTATACCAGCCGCCACGGCGAGCTGGAGCGCAATTACCGTATCCTGCATGCACTGGCGACGGACCAGGCGGTCTCCCCCACTGATTTCGCCATGTCGGTGCATAATTCCGCGGTGGGCAACCTGACCATCGCTGCCCGTCAGCCTATTGTCTCCTCGTCGATCTCTGCCGGGCAGGATACGTTCCAGCAGGGTTTATGCGAAGTGCTGAGCCTGCTGCAGGCCGGTTATTCCCGGGTTCTGCTGGTGGATTTTGACGGCGCACTGCCCGAGTTTTATCATCCGGCACTGCCTGCGCAGATGCCGACCTGGCCCTACGCGCTGGCGCTGGTCTTTGAGGCGGGTGAAACCCTCCACTGCGCAACCCGCAGCGGCAGCACCGGCGACGAGCCGCCTCTCCCGCAAAGCCTGCTGTTCCTGCAAGGTTACCTGCGCGAAGAGCGCGCGTTTGTGGTTCCCGGAGAACGCCTGCTATGGGAATGGGCGCGCGCATGA
- a CDS encoding TRAP transporter small permease: MSEIYLKWMDRLYLLAMAIAGLSLLVMTIVIPIGIFSRYVLNRGESWPEPIAIICMVTFTFIGAAVGYRAGSHIAVNMLTDRLPDGLKMLCARVVDLLMLLISLIIFWYSYLLCMELWEQPVAEFPLLTSGESYLPLPVGSAMLILFVLERLFFGSQENRPVVMIGNHS, encoded by the coding sequence ATGTCCGAAATCTACCTGAAGTGGATGGACCGTCTCTACCTGCTGGCGATGGCGATTGCCGGGCTGTCGCTGCTGGTCATGACCATTGTTATTCCAATCGGCATCTTCTCTCGCTATGTGCTCAATCGCGGTGAGTCCTGGCCTGAGCCGATTGCCATTATCTGCATGGTGACGTTCACCTTTATCGGCGCGGCGGTGGGTTACCGCGCCGGTTCCCACATCGCGGTCAACATGCTCACCGACCGCCTTCCCGACGGGCTTAAAATGCTCTGCGCCAGGGTGGTGGATCTTCTGATGCTGCTGATTTCGCTCATCATCTTCTGGTACAGCTACCTGCTGTGCATGGAGCTGTGGGAGCAGCCCGTGGCGGAATTTCCTTTACTGACCTCCGGCGAAAGCTACCTGCCGCTACCGGTGGGATCGGCAATGTTGATTCTCTTTGTGCTGGAGCGGCTGTTCTTTGGCTCCCAGGAAAACCGCCCGGTCGTGATGATCGGTAACCACAGTTAA
- a CDS encoding lipoprotein codes for MKKIIKWVAAITIMGALAGCARTAPIVEVNSVVSAGHTAAQVKNAILKAGLQREWIMTEAGPGVIKGRLQARDHSADIKVTYSASSYSIHYENSMNLKAADGKIHKNYNRWVRNLDKDIQLNLSAGAAL; via the coding sequence ATGAAAAAAATTATTAAATGGGTTGCTGCTATTACTATTATGGGTGCGCTGGCAGGCTGTGCGCGTACCGCGCCTATCGTAGAGGTGAACTCTGTTGTGAGCGCCGGTCATACCGCTGCGCAGGTGAAGAACGCCATTCTGAAAGCAGGTCTCCAGCGTGAATGGATCATGACCGAAGCCGGTCCAGGCGTCATTAAAGGCCGTCTGCAGGCCCGCGACCACTCCGCAGATATTAAAGTAACCTATTCCGCATCAAGCTACTCTATTCATTATGAAAACAGCATGAACCTGAAGGCTGCGGACGGTAAAATTCATAAGAATTATAACCGCTGGGTACGTAACCTCGACAAAGATATTCAGCTGAATCTCTCTGCCGGTGCAGCACTGTAA
- a CDS encoding TRAP transporter large permease, whose translation MDAFVLLFTLAILLALGMPVAFAVGLSAVAGALWIDLPLEALMIQITSGVNKFTLLAIPFFILAGAIMAEGGIARRLVNFAYIFVGFIRGGLSLVNIVASTFFGAISGSSVADTASIGSVMIPEMEKKGYPREYAAAVTASGSVQAILIPPSHNSVIYSLAAGGTVSIATLFIAGVLPGLLLGLSLMILCLGFAHKRGYPKGEKIPFKQALKIFVDALWGLMTVVIILGGILSGIFTATESAAVACLWAFFVTMFIYRDYKWSELPKLMCRTVKTVTIVMILIGFAAAFGAVMTYMQLPMRITEFFTALSDNKYVILMYLNIMLLLIGTLMDMAPIILILTPVLLPVTNSLGIDPVHFGMIMMVNLGIGLITPPVGSVLFVASAVSKQKIESVVRAMLPFYAMLVIVLGMVTYIPAISLWLPGVLGMH comes from the coding sequence ATGGACGCTTTTGTTTTGTTATTCACCCTCGCCATTTTGCTGGCACTGGGGATGCCGGTGGCCTTTGCCGTAGGGTTAAGCGCCGTTGCCGGGGCGCTGTGGATTGATTTGCCGCTGGAGGCGCTGATGATTCAGATCACCAGCGGGGTAAACAAATTTACCCTGCTGGCGATCCCGTTCTTTATCCTCGCCGGGGCGATCATGGCGGAAGGGGGCATTGCGCGGCGGCTGGTGAACTTTGCCTATATTTTTGTCGGCTTTATTCGCGGCGGATTGTCGTTGGTAAACATTGTGGCCTCGACCTTCTTCGGCGCCATCTCGGGGTCGTCGGTAGCGGATACCGCCTCTATCGGCAGCGTGATGATCCCGGAGATGGAAAAGAAGGGCTATCCGCGAGAATACGCGGCGGCAGTCACGGCCAGCGGGTCAGTGCAAGCGATTTTAATCCCGCCCAGCCATAACTCGGTGATCTATTCGCTGGCGGCTGGCGGCACGGTTTCTATCGCCACCCTGTTTATCGCAGGCGTTTTGCCGGGGTTGCTATTGGGATTAAGTCTGATGATCCTCTGCCTCGGATTTGCCCATAAACGCGGCTATCCAAAAGGGGAAAAAATCCCCTTTAAACAGGCACTGAAGATTTTTGTCGATGCCCTGTGGGGGCTGATGACGGTGGTGATTATCCTCGGCGGGATTTTGTCCGGGATCTTTACCGCGACCGAATCAGCGGCGGTGGCCTGTCTCTGGGCCTTCTTCGTCACCATGTTTATCTACCGCGATTATAAATGGAGCGAGCTGCCGAAGCTGATGTGCCGCACGGTCAAGACGGTCACCATTGTGATGATCCTGATTGGCTTTGCCGCAGCATTTGGCGCGGTGATGACCTACATGCAGTTGCCGATGCGCATCACCGAGTTCTTTACCGCGCTCTCGGACAACAAATACGTGATTTTGATGTACCTCAATATCATGTTGCTGCTGATCGGCACCCTCATGGACATGGCGCCGATTATCCTGATCCTGACGCCGGTGCTGCTGCCGGTCACCAACTCTCTGGGGATTGATCCGGTGCACTTCGGCATGATCATGATGGTGAATCTCGGGATCGGGCTGATTACGCCGCCGGTAGGATCCGTGCTGTTCGTTGCCAGCGCGGTGAGTAAACAGAAGATCGAAAGCGTGGTCCGCGCCATGCTGCCCTTCTACGCCATGTTAGTGATCGTACTGGGGATGGTGACCTATATCCCGGCCATCTCATTGTGGTTACCGGGAGTGTTGGGGATGCATTGA
- a CDS encoding AI-2E family transporter, with amino-acid sequence MTPTPPDKAGLHILLKLACLVVILAGIHAAADILVQLLLALFFAIVLNPLVTWFLRRGVSRPIAITIVVVVMLIVLIALFGVLAASMNEFVAMLPKYNRELTRKLVDLQQMMPFLNLHISPERMLQRMDSEKVMTFATAFMTQLSGAMASIVLLVMTVVFMLFEVRHVPYKMRFALHNPQIHIAGLHRALKGVSHYLALKTLLSLWTGAIVWLGLALLDVQFALMWGVLAFLLNYVPNIGAVLSAGPPMIQAFLFNGFYECMMVGALFLVVHMVLGNIVEPRMMGHRLGMSTMVVFLSLLVWGWLLGPVGMLLSVPLTSVCKIWMETTQGGSKLAILLGPGRPKSRLPG; translated from the coding sequence ATGACGCCCACGCCTCCCGATAAAGCAGGACTTCACATTTTACTCAAGCTGGCCTGCCTGGTGGTGATACTGGCCGGGATCCACGCCGCGGCGGATATCCTTGTCCAGCTCTTGCTGGCGCTCTTCTTCGCAATTGTCCTTAACCCTCTGGTGACCTGGTTTTTACGGCGCGGGGTCAGTCGCCCAATCGCCATTACCATTGTGGTGGTGGTAATGCTGATTGTCCTTATCGCCCTCTTCGGCGTACTGGCGGCCTCGATGAATGAATTTGTCGCAATGCTGCCAAAATACAACCGGGAATTGACGCGCAAACTGGTGGATTTACAGCAGATGATGCCTTTTCTTAACCTGCACATTTCGCCAGAACGCATGCTGCAGCGAATGGATTCCGAGAAGGTGATGACCTTCGCCACCGCATTTATGACCCAACTTTCCGGGGCGATGGCGAGCATTGTGCTGCTGGTGATGACGGTCGTCTTTATGCTTTTCGAGGTGCGCCACGTCCCCTATAAAATGCGCTTTGCCCTACATAATCCGCAGATCCACATCGCCGGCCTGCACCGCGCCCTGAAGGGGGTGTCGCACTATCTGGCGCTGAAAACGTTACTGAGTCTGTGGACGGGAGCCATCGTCTGGCTGGGGCTCGCGCTACTGGATGTCCAGTTTGCACTGATGTGGGGTGTGCTGGCCTTTCTGCTTAACTATGTTCCCAATATTGGCGCTGTCCTCTCCGCCGGGCCGCCCATGATCCAGGCCTTTTTGTTCAATGGTTTTTACGAATGCATGATGGTCGGTGCACTTTTCCTGGTGGTACACATGGTGCTGGGAAATATTGTCGAACCCCGCATGATGGGCCACCGTCTGGGGATGTCGACGATGGTGGTCTTCTTGTCGTTATTAGTCTGGGGCTGGCTGCTGGGGCCGGTCGGCATGTTGCTTTCCGTACCGCTCACCAGCGTCTGTAAGATCTGGATGGAGACGACTCAGGGCGGCAGCAAGCTGGCAATCTTGCTGGGCCCAGGCAGACCAAAAAGCCGGCTACCCGGATGA
- a CDS encoding 7-cyano-7-deazaguanine/7-aminomethyl-7-deazaguanine transporter — translation MNSFTQSQRVKALFWLSLFHLLVITSSNYLVQLPISIFGFHTTWGAFSFPFIFLATDLTVRIFGAPLARRIIFAVMLPALFISYVISSLFYMGSWQGFGALAHFNLFVARIAAASFMAYALGQILDVHVFNRLRQSRRWWLAPTASTLFGNVSDTLAFFFIAFWRSPDAFMAQHWMEIALVDYAFKVLISLVFFLPMYGVLLNMCMKKLADKSEISALQAG, via the coding sequence ATGAACTCCTTTACACAATCGCAGCGCGTCAAAGCGTTGTTCTGGCTTTCGCTTTTTCATTTGCTGGTGATTACCTCCAGTAACTACCTGGTGCAGCTCCCCATCTCCATTTTTGGTTTCCACACCACCTGGGGCGCATTCAGTTTTCCGTTTATCTTCCTGGCAACCGACCTTACCGTGCGGATCTTTGGCGCGCCGCTGGCCCGTCGCATTATTTTCGCGGTGATGCTGCCTGCGCTGTTTATCTCATATGTGATCTCCTCCCTGTTTTATATGGGAAGCTGGCAGGGCTTTGGCGCGCTGGCGCACTTTAACCTGTTTGTGGCGCGTATCGCCGCCGCCAGCTTTATGGCCTATGCGCTGGGGCAGATCCTCGATGTGCACGTCTTTAACCGCCTGCGGCAGAGTCGTCGCTGGTGGCTGGCTCCCACCGCCTCCACGCTGTTTGGCAATGTGAGCGATACGCTGGCCTTCTTCTTTATCGCCTTCTGGCGTAGCCCGGATGCGTTTATGGCGCAGCACTGGATGGAAATCGCGCTGGTGGATTACGCCTTTAAGGTGCTTATCAGCCTGGTATTCTTCCTGCCGATGTATGGTGTATTGCTGAATATGTGTATGAAAAAGCTGGCAGATAAATCTGAAATCTCGGCATTGCAGGCAGGGTAA
- a CDS encoding methyltransferase, protein MYEKDSLSALDAITEAQRIAFAPMLFQTALCLRNSGVLSWLDKQGKRGSHLDEIVANSTLNEYAVSVLLDMGLSGRIVTHHDGVYYLAKVGHFLLHDKMTRVNMDFTQDVCYQGLFNLSDSLEQGKPSGLSVFGEWPTIYPALSQLPDQAKASWFAFDHYYSDAAFDAALPHIFASKPTKLYDVGGNTGKWALRCCGYDENVAVTLLDLPQQIALAQENVAKAGFSHRIGFHAVDMLSDAPLPGEADIWWMSQFLDCFSPDQIVTMLGNVANVMKPGARLCIMELFWDAQKFEAASFSLNATSLYFTCMANGNSRFYSAEKFYHYLETAGFHVEQRLDNLGLGHTLLICQKNEH, encoded by the coding sequence ATGTACGAAAAGGACTCCCTCAGCGCGCTTGATGCCATCACGGAAGCGCAACGTATCGCCTTTGCGCCAATGCTGTTTCAAACTGCCCTTTGTCTGCGTAACTCGGGTGTACTTTCCTGGCTGGATAAACAAGGTAAACGCGGCTCTCATCTCGATGAAATAGTGGCAAATAGCACCCTGAATGAATATGCGGTAAGCGTATTACTGGATATGGGATTAAGCGGACGCATCGTCACCCATCATGATGGAGTCTATTATCTCGCCAAAGTCGGCCATTTTTTGCTGCATGATAAAATGACCCGCGTAAATATGGATTTCACGCAGGACGTCTGTTATCAGGGGTTATTTAATCTTTCAGACTCCCTCGAACAGGGTAAACCGTCCGGGTTATCGGTATTCGGTGAATGGCCAACCATCTATCCGGCATTATCTCAGCTGCCCGATCAGGCGAAAGCGAGCTGGTTCGCGTTCGATCACTACTACTCAGACGCCGCGTTTGACGCCGCGCTACCGCATATATTCGCAAGCAAGCCGACAAAATTGTACGATGTAGGCGGCAATACTGGAAAATGGGCATTGCGCTGCTGCGGTTATGATGAAAATGTGGCGGTCACGCTGCTCGATCTGCCCCAGCAAATCGCGCTGGCGCAGGAAAATGTCGCAAAAGCAGGCTTTTCTCATCGCATTGGCTTCCATGCTGTCGATATGCTTAGCGATGCGCCATTGCCAGGGGAAGCCGATATCTGGTGGATGAGCCAGTTCCTCGACTGCTTCTCACCCGACCAGATTGTCACCATGCTGGGCAACGTCGCGAACGTGATGAAGCCAGGCGCCAGACTGTGCATTATGGAGCTGTTCTGGGATGCGCAAAAATTTGAAGCCGCATCGTTTAGCCTGAACGCCACATCGCTCTATTTTACCTGCATGGCAAACGGCAACAGCCGCTTCTATAGCGCTGAAAAATTTTACCACTACCTGGAGACCGCCGGTTTCCACGTAGAGCAACGTCTGGATAATCTTGGTTTGGGTCACACCTTACTGATTTGTCAGAAAAATGAACATTAA
- the zntA gene encoding Zn(II)/Cd(II)/Pb(II) translocating P-type ATPase ZntA: MSTPETSKKVPQFSALKLTPAQPEAPCCCDSACKTEALTPQTESGKRYSWVVNGMDCAACARKVENAVKQVQGVNHVQVLFATEKLLVSADSDVTSRVEAAVVNAGYSLRSESAPVVQTSFLRENLPLITLIVLMALSWTLEQFNHPLGNLAFIATTLVGLYPIARQALRLMKSGSWFAIETLMSVAAIGALFIGATAEAAMVLLLFLVGERLEGWAASRARKGVSALMALRPETATQVVNHERKTVAINSLRPGDVIEVAAGGRLPADGALLNAMASFDESALTGESIPVERKTGERVPAGATSVDRLVQLTVLSEPGDSAIDRILKLIEEAEERRAPVERFIDRFSRIYTPAIMLVALLVALIPPLFFGAPWQAWIYKGLTLLLIGCPCALVISTPAAITSGLAAAARHGALIKGGAALEQLSQVQHVAFDKTGTLTVGKPQVTGIYPQESSENELLALAAAVEQGSTHPLAQAIVREAQSRGLTIPAATAQRALPGSGIEAEVEGKKVVIIAAGGTPDAQAQALEEAGQTVVVVLQDGVTKGVLALRDTLREDAKQAVAALHQMGIQGVILTGDNPRAAAAIADELGLAYRAGLLPADKVRAVAKLKEDAPLAMVGDGINDAPAMKAATLGIAMGSGTDVALEAADAALTHNRLTGLAQMIALARATRANIRQNVAIALGLKAIFLVTTLLGITGLWLAVLADTGATVLVTANALRLLRRR, translated from the coding sequence ATGTCGACTCCAGAAACGTCAAAAAAAGTGCCACAATTCTCGGCACTTAAGCTTACGCCCGCCCAGCCCGAAGCGCCCTGCTGTTGCGATAGCGCCTGCAAAACAGAAGCGCTAACCCCGCAGACTGAAAGCGGAAAACGTTATAGCTGGGTCGTTAACGGCATGGATTGTGCCGCCTGCGCGCGCAAAGTCGAAAATGCGGTGAAACAGGTGCAGGGGGTTAATCACGTCCAGGTGCTGTTCGCCACGGAAAAGTTGCTGGTCAGCGCCGACAGCGATGTTACTTCCCGGGTTGAGGCCGCCGTCGTCAACGCCGGTTACTCCCTGCGCAGTGAATCCGCCCCGGTCGTACAAACCTCCTTTCTGCGGGAAAATCTGCCGCTTATCACGCTGATTGTGCTGATGGCGCTGAGCTGGACGCTGGAGCAGTTTAACCACCCTCTCGGTAACCTGGCCTTTATCGCTACCACGCTGGTGGGGTTATATCCCATTGCCCGTCAGGCGCTACGCCTGATGAAAAGCGGAAGCTGGTTTGCCATCGAAACCCTGATGAGCGTGGCGGCCATAGGTGCCCTGTTTATCGGCGCGACGGCAGAGGCCGCTATGGTGCTGCTGCTGTTTCTGGTGGGTGAACGCCTGGAAGGCTGGGCAGCGAGCCGGGCGCGCAAAGGGGTAAGCGCGTTGATGGCGCTCCGCCCTGAAACCGCCACTCAGGTCGTTAATCACGAACGTAAAACCGTGGCCATCAATTCGCTACGTCCGGGCGATGTTATCGAAGTGGCCGCAGGCGGGCGCCTGCCCGCCGATGGCGCCCTGCTAAATGCAATGGCAAGTTTCGATGAAAGCGCCCTGACCGGTGAGTCGATTCCGGTAGAACGCAAGACCGGAGAACGAGTTCCGGCGGGGGCAACCAGCGTGGATCGTCTGGTACAGCTTACCGTTCTCTCTGAACCTGGCGACAGCGCCATCGACCGCATTCTGAAGCTCATTGAGGAAGCCGAAGAGCGCCGCGCCCCGGTTGAGCGATTTATCGATCGCTTCAGCCGGATTTATACCCCGGCCATCATGCTGGTCGCCCTGCTGGTGGCCCTTATTCCGCCGCTGTTCTTTGGCGCGCCGTGGCAAGCGTGGATCTACAAGGGGTTAACGCTGCTGCTGATTGGCTGCCCCTGTGCACTGGTGATCTCCACGCCTGCGGCTATTACCTCTGGCCTTGCCGCTGCCGCGCGTCACGGGGCGCTGATTAAAGGCGGTGCCGCGCTGGAACAGCTGAGTCAGGTACAGCACGTCGCCTTCGATAAAACCGGCACGCTGACCGTCGGAAAGCCGCAGGTGACCGGTATCTATCCGCAGGAGAGCAGTGAGAACGAACTGCTTGCGCTGGCGGCGGCCGTTGAGCAAGGTTCCACGCACCCGCTGGCGCAGGCCATTGTTCGTGAAGCTCAATCCCGCGGGCTGACGATCCCGGCGGCAACCGCGCAGCGTGCGCTGCCAGGATCGGGCATTGAAGCCGAGGTCGAAGGTAAAAAGGTCGTGATTATCGCGGCGGGCGGCACCCCTGACGCACAGGCTCAGGCTTTAGAGGAGGCCGGGCAAACGGTTGTGGTTGTGCTGCAGGATGGCGTGACCAAAGGGGTTCTGGCGCTACGCGATACCCTGCGCGAGGATGCGAAACAGGCGGTCGCCGCACTGCATCAGATGGGCATTCAGGGCGTCATCCTCACCGGGGATAACCCACGCGCCGCCGCAGCCATCGCGGACGAACTGGGGCTGGCCTACAGGGCCGGATTACTGCCTGCCGATAAAGTGCGTGCCGTGGCGAAGCTGAAAGAAGATGCCCCACTGGCGATGGTGGGAGATGGCATTAATGATGCCCCGGCGATGAAAGCCGCGACGCTGGGCATCGCGATGGGTAGCGGCACCGACGTGGCGCTGGAGGCCGCCGATGCAGCCTTGACCCACAATCGCCTGACCGGGCTGGCGCAGATGATCGCCCTTGCGCGCGCCACCCGCGCCAATATTCGTCAGAACGTCGCTATCGCGCTGGGGCTGAAGGCTATTTTCCTGGTCACAACGCTGCTCGGGATAACCGGTCTGTGGCTGGCAGTGCTGGCAGATACGGGGGCGACGGTGCTGGTCACCGCGAACGCGTTACGGCTTTTGCGTCGTCGGTAA
- a CDS encoding TRAP transporter substrate-binding protein, with product MKTTLKPLLAALCLSAVAASVSAQTIKAADVHPEGYPNVVAVQHMGEKLKQQTDGKLEIKVFPGGVLGDEKQMIEQAQMGAIDMIRVSMAPVAAILPDIEVFTLPYVFRDEDHMHKVIDGDIGKQIGDKLTANPKSRLVFLGWMDSGTRNLITKAPVAKPEDLKGLKIRVQGSPVALATLKDMGANAVAMGVSEVYSGMQTGVIDGAENNPPTYIAHNYMPVAKNYTLSGHFITPEMLLYSKVKWDKLSADEQQKILTLAREAQMEQRKLWKEYNDQALAKMKAGGVQFHDIDKAVFVKATEPVRAQYGDKHQDLMKAIADVQ from the coding sequence ATGAAAACGACCCTCAAGCCGTTGCTGGCCGCGCTGTGTCTGTCTGCCGTTGCTGCATCCGTCTCTGCTCAAACTATTAAAGCTGCCGATGTGCATCCCGAGGGCTACCCGAACGTGGTGGCGGTACAGCACATGGGCGAAAAACTTAAACAACAAACTGACGGCAAGCTGGAGATTAAAGTCTTCCCCGGAGGCGTGCTGGGCGATGAAAAACAGATGATTGAGCAGGCGCAAATGGGGGCCATTGATATGATTCGCGTCTCTATGGCGCCGGTTGCCGCCATCCTGCCGGATATCGAAGTCTTTACCCTGCCGTACGTCTTCCGCGATGAAGACCATATGCACAAGGTCATTGATGGCGATATCGGCAAGCAGATTGGCGATAAGCTCACGGCTAATCCGAAATCGCGTCTGGTCTTCCTCGGCTGGATGGACTCCGGTACCCGCAACCTGATCACCAAGGCCCCGGTAGCGAAACCTGAAGATCTGAAAGGGCTGAAGATTCGCGTGCAGGGGAGCCCTGTCGCGCTGGCCACGCTGAAAGATATGGGCGCGAACGCGGTCGCGATGGGGGTGAGTGAGGTTTACAGCGGTATGCAGACCGGCGTCATCGACGGCGCAGAAAATAACCCACCCACCTATATCGCCCACAACTACATGCCGGTCGCCAAGAACTACACCCTGAGCGGTCACTTCATCACCCCGGAAATGCTGCTCTACTCGAAAGTGAAGTGGGACAAGCTCAGCGCCGACGAGCAGCAGAAGATTTTGACCCTGGCCCGCGAAGCTCAGATGGAACAGCGCAAGTTGTGGAAAGAATATAACGATCAGGCGCTGGCGAAAATGAAAGCGGGCGGCGTGCAGTTCCACGATATCGATAAAGCGGTCTTTGTGAAAGCGACAGAGCCGGTGCGCGCCCAGTACGGCGACAAGCACCAGGATCTGATGAAAGCCATCGCTGACGTTCAGTAA
- the tusA gene encoding sulfurtransferase TusA: protein MTDLFSTPDHTLDAQGLRCPEPVMMVRKTVRNMQTGETLLIIADDPATTRDIPGFCTFMEHQLVAQDTGALPYRYLIRKGQ, encoded by the coding sequence ATGACCGATCTGTTTTCTACCCCAGACCACACCCTTGATGCCCAGGGCCTGCGTTGTCCGGAGCCGGTAATGATGGTGCGCAAAACCGTGCGTAACATGCAGACCGGCGAAACGTTGCTGATCATCGCTGACGACCCGGCGACAACCCGCGATATTCCTGGCTTTTGCACCTTTATGGAACACCAGCTGGTGGCACAAGATACCGGCGCGCTGCCGTACCGCTACCTCATCCGTAAAGGCCAGTAG
- a CDS encoding DcrB family lipoprotein — translation MRNLVKYVGIGLLVMGLAACDNSDTKSAAQAASAESNATSQPISLMDGKLSFSLPADMTDQSGKLGTQSNNMHVYSDATGQKAVIVIVGDDTSEDLGVLAKRLEDQQRTRDPQLQVVTNKSIELKGHKLQQLDSIISAKGQTAYSSVVLGKVDNKLLTLQITLPADDQQKAQTAAENIINTLVIQ, via the coding sequence ATGCGCAATCTGGTTAAATATGTCGGGATTGGCCTGCTGGTAATGGGGCTTGCAGCTTGTGACAACAGCGATACCAAATCTGCCGCTCAGGCCGCGTCTGCTGAAAGCAACGCAACGAGCCAGCCGATCAGCCTGATGGATGGCAAACTCAGTTTCTCTCTGCCGGCGGACATGACCGATCAGAGCGGTAAACTGGGCACCCAAAGCAACAATATGCACGTTTATTCCGACGCGACGGGGCAAAAAGCCGTGATCGTGATTGTCGGCGACGACACCTCAGAAGATCTGGGCGTGCTGGCGAAGCGCCTTGAAGATCAACAGCGTACCCGTGACCCGCAGCTGCAGGTGGTGACCAACAAGTCCATTGAACTGAAAGGCCATAAGCTGCAGCAGCTGGATAGCATTATCTCGGCCAAAGGCCAGACCGCGTACTCATCCGTGGTGCTCGGCAAGGTCGATAACAAACTGCTGACTCTGCAGATTACGCTGCCTGCCGACGATCAGCAGAAAGCGCAAACTGCCGCTGAAAATATTATTAACACTCTCGTGATTCAGTAA